Proteins encoded in a region of the Canis lupus dingo isolate Sandy chromosome 17, ASM325472v2, whole genome shotgun sequence genome:
- the SPR gene encoding sepiapterin reductase: protein MQGGSGEEGGLGRAVCVLTGASRGFGRALARLLARLLAPGSVLVLSARNIEALRQLQAELDAGRPGLRVLSVPADLGVEADLQQLLGALRELPRPEGLQRVLLINNAGTLGDVSKGFVDLGDSAEVNNYWAVNLTSMLCLTTTILKAFPDSPGLSRTVVNISSLCALQPFKGWGLYCAGKAARDMMFQVLAAEEPSVRVLSYAPGPLDTDMQQLARETSMDPDLREQLQNLKTKGELVDCNMSAQKLLSLLQMDTFKSGAHVDFYDK, encoded by the exons ATGCAGGGTGGCAGCGGCGAGGAGGGCGGCCTGGGGCGCGCCGTGTGCGTGCTGACCGGGGCCTCCCGCGGCTTCGGCCGGGCCTTGGCGCGTCTCCTGGCCCGGCTGCTGGCGCCCGGCTCCGTGCTGGTCCTAAGCGCCCGCAACATCGAGGCGCTGCGGCAGCTGCAGGCCGAGCTGGACGCCGGGCGGCCCGGCCTGCGCGTGCTGAGTGTGCCCGCCGACCTGGGCGTCGAGGCCGATTTGCAGCAGCTGCTCGGCGCCCTACGCGAGCTCCCCAGGCCCGAGGGGTTGCAGCGGGTGCTTCTCATCAACAATGCGG GCACTCTTGGGGACGTGTCCAAAGGCTTCGTGGACCTGGGCGACTCAGCTGAAGTAAATAACTACTGGGCTGTCAACTTGACCTCCATGCTATGCCTGACTACCACCATCCTGAAGGCCTTTCCAGACAGTCCTGGCCTCAGCAGGACCGTGGTTAACATCTCATCCCTCTGTGCTCTGCAGCCTTTCAAAGGCTGGGGATTGTACTGTGCAGGGAAGGCTGCCCGTGACATGATGTTCCAGGTCCTAGCCGCAGAGGAACCCAGTGTCAGGGTGCTGAGCTATGCCCCAG GTCCCCTGGACACAGACATGCAGCAGTTGGCTCGGGAGACCTCAATGGACCCAGACTTACGAGAACAGCTGCAGAACCTGAAGACAAAAGGGGAGCTTGTGGATTGTAATATGTCGGCCCAGAAACTGCTAAGTTTGCTACAAATGGACACATTCAAGTCCGGAGCCCATGTTGACTTCTACGATAAATAA